One region of Maylandia zebra isolate NMK-2024a linkage group LG10, Mzebra_GT3a, whole genome shotgun sequence genomic DNA includes:
- the LOC111500471 gene encoding claudin-4-like encodes MVACERQLLGLALAIIGFVGTISICALPTWTVHKVDHQSSNNVQSEGLWKACDTVSAEHVECKQYGKRLYISLDLEVARVLIIIAIIIGVFGILLGVVGSKFINFVPDEMKKSKIAMVSGVAILFAGLFVLIPVCWTTITITYVLQGDRVKSEPGALLYIGWITTALLFLGGGLLCSSFICRDGTDQDVEYVNPHSL; translated from the coding sequence ATGGTGGCTTGTGAAAGACAGCTTCTGGGCCTGGCCTTGGCCATCATTGGCTTTGTGGGGACCATTAGCATCTGTGCTCTTCCCACATGGACAGTGCATAAAGTCGACCATCAATCATCGAACAACGTGCAATCTGAAGGTTTGTGGAAAGCCTGTGATACCGTCAGTGCAGAGCATGTGGAGTGCAAACAATATGGAAAACGACTCTATATAAGTCTAGACCTTGAGGTTGCCAGAGTGCTCATCATCATTGCCATTATTATTGGTGTCTTTGGGATCCTGCTCGGTGTTGTTGGGAGCAAATTCATCAACTTTGTGCCAGATGAAATGAAAAAGAGCAAAATAGCTATGGTTTCCGGAGTTGCTATTCTCTTTGCTGGCCTCTTTGTGCTAATACCAGTCTGCTGGACCACCATCACCATCACCTATGTTCTGCAGGGTGACCGTGTAAAGAGTGAACCGGGAGCCTTGCTTTACATTGGCTGGATCACCACAGCACTTCTGTTCCTGGGAGGAGGCCTCCTCTGCAGCTCCTTTATCTGCAGAGATGGAACTGACCAAGATGTTGAGTATGTCAACCCTCACTCTTTGTAA